A genomic window from Erythrobacter sp. BLCC-B19 includes:
- a CDS encoding AI-2E family transporter has translation MAAQPNRTQDLQQASFLLILAVVSLLMAVVVYPFAQPLLWAALAAIMFQPLYRRVLRQVRGRRNPAAGLSLLIIFILVLIPAAWIASMVVSQAIVLITTLQQNPIDLAALFDTVYSSLPKVAREAVDRSGWADIGMVQTRLQELLTESAGMIASQAVSIGSGALGFFLSFGVGLYVMFFLLRDGERIGRTVLCAVPVERSIADRLAERFLGIVRATIKGTGVVALVQGALAWIALMIAGVPSALLFGVVTVFFALVPVIGAGAVWLPAGLYLLVTGDTWQGMFVLLVGFFVISSADNVLRPILVGRDTGIPDWIILVTTLGGISLVGFSGIVLGPLVAGLFLASWSILREQRDEDREAAERAAIRVDVHGHVHDDPATED, from the coding sequence ATGGCCGCCCAGCCCAACCGCACCCAAGACCTGCAGCAGGCGAGCTTCCTGCTGATCCTTGCGGTGGTCAGCCTGCTGATGGCCGTGGTGGTCTATCCCTTCGCGCAGCCGCTGCTGTGGGCGGCGCTGGCGGCGATCATGTTCCAGCCGCTCTATCGCCGGGTGCTGCGCCAGGTGCGCGGGCGGCGCAATCCGGCGGCGGGGCTGAGCCTGCTGATCATTTTCATCCTCGTCCTGATCCCGGCAGCGTGGATCGCCTCGATGGTGGTCAGCCAGGCGATCGTGCTGATCACCACGCTCCAGCAGAACCCGATCGATCTCGCGGCGCTGTTCGACACGGTCTATTCAAGCCTGCCCAAGGTCGCCCGCGAAGCGGTCGATCGCAGCGGCTGGGCCGATATCGGGATGGTGCAGACCCGCTTGCAGGAACTGCTCACCGAGAGCGCCGGGATGATCGCCAGCCAAGCGGTCTCGATCGGCAGCGGCGCGCTCGGCTTCTTCCTGTCCTTCGGCGTCGGCCTCTATGTGATGTTCTTCCTGCTGCGCGATGGCGAGCGGATCGGGCGCACGGTGCTGTGCGCGGTGCCGGTGGAGCGCAGCATCGCCGACCGGCTGGCCGAGCGCTTCCTCGGCATTGTCCGGGCCACGATCAAGGGCACCGGGGTGGTCGCACTGGTGCAAGGCGCGCTGGCGTGGATCGCGTTGATGATCGCAGGCGTGCCTTCGGCGCTGTTGTTCGGCGTGGTGACGGTGTTCTTCGCGCTGGTGCCGGTGATCGGCGCGGGCGCGGTGTGGCTGCCCGCAGGTCTCTACCTGCTGGTGACGGGGGACACCTGGCAGGGCATGTTCGTGCTGCTGGTGGGCTTCTTCGTCATCTCCTCGGCCGACAATGTCCTGCGCCCGATCCTGGTCGGCCGCGATACCGGCATCCCTGACTGGATCATCCTCGTCACCACGCTGGGCGGCATCAGTCTGGTCGGCTTTTCGGGTATCGTGCTCGGGCCGCTGGTGGCGGGGCTGTTCCTTGCGAGCTGGTCGATCCTGCGCGAACAGCGCGACGAAGACCGCGAGGCGGCCGAGCGGGCGGCGATCCGGGTTGATGTGCACGGCCACGTCCACGACGATCCGGCGACGGAAGACTAG
- the gyrB gene encoding DNA topoisomerase (ATP-hydrolyzing) subunit B, producing MEDNNSNTSGQAPAKVPNANEYGADSIKVLKGLDAVRKRPGMYIGDTDDGSGLHHMVFEVSDNAIDEALAGHCDLVLIELNPDGSVSVEDNGRGIPTGMHPEEGVSAAEVIMTQLHAGGKFENTSDDNAYKVSGGLHGVGVSVVNALSEWLELTIWREGQEHWMRFEHGDAVGPLKVVGDAPKSDRNADPNGFKKGTRVTFKASHDTFKNVTEFDFEKLEHRYRELAFLNSGVRIKLRDLRHEEKLEHDLYYEGGIAAFVKYLDRNKQALIAEPIAVSAEKDGIGIDVALEWNDSYYENVLAFTNNIPQRDGGTHLAAFRAALTRTLNNYAERSGMLKKEKVSLSGEDMREGLTAIVSVKLPDPKFSSQTKDKLVSSEVRSPLETLMSEKMTEWLEENPNDARAIIQKVIDAAAAREAARRAREMSRKGAMSVASLPGKLADCQERDPAKSELFLVEGDSAGGSAKQGRDRKTQAILPLKGKILNVERARFDRIISSKEVGTLIQAMGTGIRDEFTIEKLRYHKIVIMTDADVDGAHIRTLLLTFFHRQMPEIIKAGHLFIAQPPLYKVSKGRSEVYLKDQAALDRYLVDAGLQGRVLETQGGTRAGEDLRTLVDSALRLKNLLAFVPRRYDSAIVEQMALVGALEPGLAGEALTAALGRAAGRLGAGDSEARWSASQRDDGTVVFERLWRGVTDVHEIDGRFLTSTEAHKLHGLAAAQADAYATPVSLVRAGGVVEEPEAETAPAGADPLAGEAEEAAAPPPVTFDGTISRPTQLLDAIFAAGRKGLAIARYKGLGEMNAEQLWETTLDPEARVLLQVKVEDADVTDEIFTRLMGDIVEPRREFIQDNALNVANLDV from the coding sequence ATGGAAGACAACAATTCTAACACCTCCGGGCAGGCTCCGGCCAAGGTGCCCAACGCCAACGAATATGGCGCGGATTCGATCAAGGTTCTCAAGGGGCTGGACGCTGTCCGCAAGCGGCCCGGGATGTATATCGGCGACACCGATGACGGATCGGGCCTGCATCACATGGTCTTTGAAGTTTCGGACAATGCCATCGACGAGGCGCTGGCGGGGCATTGCGACCTCGTGCTGATCGAGTTGAACCCCGATGGCAGCGTCAGCGTGGAAGATAACGGGCGCGGCATCCCCACCGGAATGCACCCCGAAGAAGGCGTTTCGGCCGCCGAAGTCATCATGACCCAGCTCCACGCAGGCGGGAAGTTCGAGAACACCAGCGACGACAACGCCTACAAGGTCTCGGGCGGGCTTCACGGCGTGGGCGTGTCGGTGGTGAACGCGCTGTCCGAGTGGCTGGAGCTGACGATCTGGCGCGAAGGCCAGGAGCACTGGATGCGCTTCGAGCATGGCGATGCTGTCGGCCCGCTCAAGGTCGTCGGCGATGCGCCCAAGTCCGATCGCAACGCCGATCCCAATGGCTTCAAGAAGGGCACCCGCGTGACCTTCAAGGCGAGCCACGACACCTTCAAGAACGTCACCGAGTTCGATTTCGAGAAGCTCGAACACCGCTACCGCGAACTGGCGTTCCTCAACTCGGGCGTGCGCATCAAGCTGCGCGACCTCCGCCACGAGGAAAAGCTCGAACACGATCTCTATTACGAGGGCGGGATCGCGGCCTTCGTGAAGTATCTCGACCGCAACAAGCAGGCGCTGATCGCCGAGCCGATCGCGGTCTCCGCCGAAAAGGACGGGATCGGGATCGACGTCGCGCTCGAATGGAACGATTCCTATTACGAGAACGTCCTCGCCTTCACCAACAACATCCCCCAGCGCGACGGCGGCACGCACCTTGCCGCCTTCCGCGCCGCGCTGACCCGCACGCTCAACAACTATGCCGAGCGGTCGGGGATGCTCAAGAAGGAGAAGGTCAGCCTCTCGGGCGAGGATATGCGCGAAGGCCTGACCGCCATCGTCAGCGTCAAGCTGCCTGACCCCAAGTTCTCCAGCCAGACCAAGGACAAGCTGGTTTCCTCCGAAGTCCGCTCCCCGCTCGAAACCCTGATGAGCGAGAAGATGACCGAGTGGCTGGAGGAAAACCCCAATGATGCCCGCGCGATCATCCAGAAGGTGATCGACGCCGCCGCCGCCCGCGAAGCCGCCCGCCGCGCGCGCGAGATGAGCCGCAAGGGCGCGATGAGCGTCGCCAGCCTGCCCGGCAAGCTCGCCGATTGCCAGGAACGCGATCCCGCCAAGTCCGAACTGTTCCTGGTCGAAGGGGACTCCGCAGGCGGCTCGGCCAAGCAGGGGCGTGACCGCAAGACGCAGGCGATCCTGCCGCTCAAGGGCAAGATCCTCAATGTCGAGCGCGCGCGGTTTGACCGGATCATTTCCTCGAAGGAGGTCGGCACCCTCATTCAGGCGATGGGCACCGGCATCCGCGACGAGTTTACCATCGAAAAGCTGCGCTACCACAAGATCGTCATCATGACCGACGCAGACGTGGACGGCGCGCATATCCGCACGCTGCTGCTGACCTTCTTCCACCGCCAGATGCCCGAGATCATCAAGGCCGGGCACCTCTTCATCGCCCAGCCGCCGCTCTACAAGGTGTCGAAGGGCCGTTCGGAGGTCTACCTGAAGGATCAGGCCGCGCTTGATCGCTATCTGGTTGATGCGGGCCTGCAGGGCCGGGTGCTGGAAACGCAGGGCGGCACACGCGCCGGCGAGGATCTGCGCACGCTGGTCGACAGCGCGCTGCGGCTCAAGAACCTGCTCGCCTTCGTCCCCCGCCGCTATGACAGCGCGATCGTGGAGCAGATGGCGCTGGTCGGCGCGCTCGAACCCGGTCTTGCGGGCGAGGCGCTCACCGCAGCCCTGGGCCGCGCCGCCGGACGGCTCGGCGCAGGTGACAGCGAAGCCCGCTGGAGCGCATCGCAGCGCGACGACGGCACCGTCGTGTTCGAACGCCTGTGGCGCGGCGTGACCGACGTCCACGAGATCGACGGGCGGTTCCTCACCAGCACCGAGGCGCACAAGCTCCACGGCCTCGCCGCGGCGCAGGCCGATGCCTATGCCACGCCGGTCAGTCTGGTGCGCGCTGGCGGTGTAGTGGAAGAGCCTGAAGCCGAAACCGCACCGGCTGGCGCCGATCCGCTCGCGGGCGAGGCCGAGGAAGCAGCCGCGCCGCCGCCGGTCACCTTCGACGGCACGATCAGCCGCCCGACCCAGCTGCTCGACGCGATCTTCGCCGCCGGGCGCAAGGGACTGGCGATTGCCCGCTACAAGGGTCTTGGCGAAATGAACGCCGAGCAGCTGTGGGAGACCACGCTCGATCCCGAGGCCCGCGTGCTGTTGCAGGTCAAGGTCGAGGATGCCGATGTCACGGATGAAATCTTCACCCGCCTGATGGGCGACATCGTCGAGCCGCGGCGCGAGTTCATTCAGGACAACGCCCTGAATGTCGCCAACCTCGACGTCTAG
- a CDS encoding PIG-L deacetylase family protein gives MIRTIALLGAPIALAGLALPQAAAKSVGPLTYQVVVIAAHPDDELFMAPAIAALVREGNAVTIVHATPGDAGPGVSDLPKGERLAKVRRAEADCAGKALGTAEVVNLGFGDGRLAEHVRDGSLRKALGEAMVRADLVLTWGPDGGYGHADHRLVSALATQIVQARPAAARPRLLYVGIPDGTLPPLPQMADWATSDPALLTETIAYTPADLAAATKAAQCHETQFDAFSRDGMMAMFDGTIWRGKVHFRPAF, from the coding sequence ATGATCCGCACCATCGCGTTACTCGGCGCCCCGATCGCGCTGGCCGGGCTGGCGCTGCCGCAGGCCGCGGCCAAATCGGTCGGGCCTCTGACTTACCAGGTCGTCGTCATTGCCGCCCATCCGGATGACGAGCTGTTCATGGCCCCGGCGATCGCAGCGCTGGTGCGCGAGGGCAACGCGGTGACAATCGTCCATGCAACGCCGGGCGATGCAGGGCCGGGCGTCAGCGATCTGCCCAAGGGCGAGAGGCTCGCCAAAGTCCGCCGCGCCGAGGCGGATTGTGCCGGCAAGGCGCTCGGCACGGCCGAAGTGGTCAATCTCGGCTTTGGCGATGGCAGGCTGGCCGAACACGTGCGCGACGGTTCGCTGCGCAAGGCGCTCGGCGAGGCGATGGTGCGCGCCGACCTCGTGCTGACCTGGGGGCCAGACGGCGGATACGGCCATGCCGATCACCGGCTGGTCAGCGCGCTCGCGACCCAGATCGTGCAGGCCCGCCCCGCAGCTGCCCGCCCGAGGCTGCTCTATGTCGGCATCCCCGATGGCACGCTCCCCCCGCTCCCGCAAATGGCCGACTGGGCGACGAGCGACCCTGCGCTGCTCACCGAGACCATTGCCTACACCCCCGCCGATCTCGCCGCCGCGACGAAGGCTGCGCAGTGCCACGAAACCCAGTTCGATGCCTTCAGCCGCGACGGGATGATGGCGATGTTCGACGGCACGATCTGGCGCGGCAAGGTGCATTTCCGTCCGGCCTTCTGA
- a CDS encoding class I adenylate-forming enzyme family protein encodes MSHDAMMSRLAEPFGNYSDILMEWSRIKGDDLALRDESREVYWAELVGLVERLAARLVETGLQRGQAVAILGTSTVEYALVFLAAVRAGGVAAPLTTSASADQLEGMAKDSGAIHLFIDAGKAAELGPDFMAHLIRVPLESIDQWMAPPGARAPDFVPSPKDPFNIIYSSGTTGIPKGIVHSHQMRWRQFAATALSYLGAGLEVRSLASTPLYSNTTMVAFLPVLLAGGCVRVMGKFDCARWLAHAQSDRTTITMLVPVQYQRLMDFPEFDTFDLSSLKLKYCTSAPFSAELKREVLKRMPGGLIEIYSMTEGGVVCLLAAHEFPDKLHTVGRPAPGSELKVLDDEDREVPPGTAGNLIGRSQTMMSGYQNQPEKTREGYWIDPATGDVWQRMGDIGRVDADGFVELVGRAKDMIISGGFNIYPSDLEAELMKEPGVTEAAVVGVPSRAWGETPVGFVVLKEGGDLAAILASVNARLGKTQRLAALHPVAEMPRSHIGKLLKTELRAEAERIGGIT; translated from the coding sequence ATGAGCCACGACGCGATGATGAGCCGCCTTGCCGAGCCTTTCGGCAATTACTCCGACATCCTGATGGAATGGAGCCGCATCAAGGGCGATGATCTCGCTCTGCGTGATGAAAGCCGCGAGGTTTACTGGGCCGAACTGGTCGGGCTGGTCGAACGGCTGGCGGCGCGGCTGGTGGAGACCGGCCTCCAGCGCGGGCAGGCGGTGGCGATCCTCGGTACCTCCACCGTCGAATATGCGCTGGTTTTCCTCGCCGCGGTGCGCGCCGGGGGCGTGGCCGCGCCGCTCACCACCAGCGCAAGCGCAGATCAGCTTGAGGGGATGGCGAAGGATTCAGGCGCGATCCACCTGTTCATCGACGCAGGCAAAGCGGCGGAGCTGGGGCCGGACTTCATGGCCCACCTGATCCGCGTGCCCTTGGAGAGCATCGACCAGTGGATGGCCCCTCCCGGTGCCCGCGCGCCGGACTTCGTGCCTTCGCCGAAAGACCCGTTCAACATCATCTATTCCTCAGGCACCACCGGCATTCCCAAGGGGATCGTCCATTCGCACCAGATGCGCTGGCGGCAGTTCGCGGCGACGGCGCTGAGCTATCTCGGCGCGGGGCTGGAAGTGCGCTCGCTCGCCTCGACCCCGCTCTATTCGAACACCACCATGGTCGCCTTCCTGCCGGTGCTGCTGGCGGGCGGATGCGTGCGGGTGATGGGGAAGTTCGATTGCGCCAGGTGGCTGGCCCATGCGCAATCCGACCGCACCACCATCACCATGCTGGTGCCGGTGCAATATCAGCGGCTGATGGACTTTCCCGAGTTCGACACCTTCGACCTGTCGAGCCTCAAGCTCAAATACTGCACCTCCGCACCCTTCTCCGCCGAATTGAAGCGTGAAGTCCTCAAGCGGATGCCGGGCGGGCTGATCGAGATCTATTCGATGACCGAGGGCGGCGTGGTGTGCCTGCTTGCCGCGCATGAATTCCCCGACAAGCTCCACACCGTCGGCCGCCCGGCGCCGGGGAGCGAGCTGAAGGTGCTCGACGATGAAGACCGCGAAGTGCCTCCCGGCACCGCCGGCAATCTGATCGGCCGCAGCCAGACCATGATGAGCGGCTATCAGAACCAGCCCGAGAAGACGCGCGAGGGCTACTGGATCGACCCGGCGACGGGTGACGTCTGGCAGCGCATGGGCGATATCGGGCGGGTCGATGCGGACGGCTTTGTCGAACTGGTGGGCCGCGCGAAGGACATGATAATCTCCGGCGGGTTCAACATCTACCCCAGCGATCTTGAGGCTGAATTGATGAAGGAGCCGGGTGTTACCGAGGCAGCGGTGGTCGGTGTGCCCTCGCGCGCCTGGGGCGAGACGCCGGTGGGCTTCGTGGTGCTGAAGGAGGGCGGCGACCTTGCGGCGATCCTCGCCAGCGTCAACGCGCGCCTCGGCAAGACCCAACGGCTGGCGGCGCTCCACCCGGTCGCCGAAATGCCGCGCAGCCATATCGGCAAGCTGCTCAAGACCGAACTGCGCGCCGAGGCAGAGCGGATCGGCGGGATCACCTAG
- a CDS encoding UrcA family protein has translation MRFTLPLLALAALAAPAVAAPAADETVTVRIGYGDVDVTSAEGRAALEARIEAKLRKACTVESGARYAYGRTVVDSQCVAEARTAALAEVERVASLQSRSGRSVAAN, from the coding sequence ATGCGTTTCACTCTCCCCTTGCTCGCCCTTGCTGCCCTCGCCGCTCCGGCGGTCGCCGCCCCCGCAGCTGATGAAACCGTCACCGTGCGCATCGGCTACGGCGATGTCGACGTGACCTCGGCGGAAGGCCGCGCGGCGCTCGAAGCGCGCATCGAAGCCAAGCTGCGCAAGGCCTGCACCGTCGAAAGCGGCGCGCGTTACGCCTATGGCCGCACCGTGGTCGACAGCCAGTGCGTCGCCGAAGCCCGCACCGCGGCTCTCGCCGAGGTCGAGCGCGTTGCCTCGCTCCAGAGCCGCAGCGGTCGCAGCGTCGCCGCCAACTGA
- the guaA gene encoding glutamine-hydrolyzing GMP synthase: MNGPTSSAPAGESAASDSILIVDFGSQVTQLIARRVREAGVYSEIAPYTQAEAAFRRMQPKGIILSGSPASVPEDGSPRAPQALFEAGLPILGICYGQQVMTHQLGGEVRPGHETGEGGEFGRAFLTVTGECALFNGLWEVGERHQVWMSHGDKVTQFAPGFEIVATSDGAPFAVIADEARKFYGTQFHPEVVHTPDGGKLIANFVRHVCGLAGDWTMAEFRKTKIAEIRQQVGDKRVICGLSGGVDSAVAAVLIHEAIGDQLTCVFVDHGLMRMNEAEQVVTLFRDHYNIPLVHVNAEELFLGGLAGLTDPEAKRKFIGKTFIDVFEAEAKKIGGADFLAQGTLYPDVIESVSFTGGPSVTIKSHHNVGGLPERMNMALVEPLRELFKDEVRDLGRELGLPDAFVGRHPFPGPGLAIRIPGEVTKERCDILRKADAIYLEEIRNAGLYDAIWQAFAVLLPVKTVGVMGDGRTYDSVCALRAVTSTDGMTADVFPYDAGFLTRVATRIVNEVKGINRVVYDYTSKPPGTIEWE, encoded by the coding sequence ATGAATGGCCCCACATCCAGCGCCCCTGCGGGCGAATCCGCCGCATCCGATTCGATTCTGATCGTCGACTTCGGCTCGCAGGTAACCCAGTTGATCGCCCGCCGGGTGCGCGAGGCGGGGGTCTATTCCGAGATCGCCCCCTACACCCAGGCCGAGGCCGCGTTCCGGCGGATGCAGCCCAAGGGCATCATCCTCTCCGGCTCGCCCGCCAGTGTCCCCGAGGACGGTAGCCCGCGCGCGCCGCAAGCCCTGTTCGAGGCCGGGCTGCCGATCCTCGGCATCTGTTATGGCCAGCAGGTGATGACGCATCAGCTCGGCGGCGAAGTGCGGCCCGGCCACGAAACTGGCGAAGGCGGCGAATTCGGCCGCGCCTTCCTCACCGTCACCGGCGAATGCGCGCTGTTCAACGGGCTGTGGGAGGTCGGCGAGCGGCATCAGGTGTGGATGAGCCACGGCGACAAGGTCACGCAGTTCGCCCCCGGCTTCGAGATCGTCGCCACGAGTGACGGCGCGCCCTTCGCGGTGATCGCGGATGAGGCGCGCAAGTTTTACGGCACCCAGTTCCACCCCGAGGTCGTCCACACGCCTGATGGCGGCAAGCTGATCGCCAATTTCGTGCGCCATGTCTGCGGGCTGGCGGGCGACTGGACGATGGCCGAGTTCCGCAAGACCAAGATCGCCGAGATCCGTCAACAGGTGGGCGACAAACGGGTCATCTGCGGCCTTTCGGGCGGGGTCGATTCGGCGGTCGCGGCGGTGCTGATCCACGAAGCGATCGGCGACCAGCTGACCTGCGTCTTCGTCGACCACGGCCTCATGCGCATGAACGAGGCCGAGCAGGTCGTCACCCTGTTCCGCGATCACTACAACATCCCGCTGGTGCACGTGAACGCGGAGGAGCTGTTCCTCGGCGGCCTTGCGGGCCTCACCGACCCGGAAGCCAAGCGCAAGTTCATCGGCAAGACCTTCATCGATGTGTTCGAGGCCGAGGCGAAGAAGATCGGCGGGGCCGATTTCCTCGCGCAGGGCACGCTCTATCCCGACGTGATCGAGAGCGTCAGCTTCACCGGCGGGCCGAGCGTCACGATCAAGAGCCACCACAATGTCGGCGGCCTGCCTGAGCGCATGAACATGGCGCTGGTCGAACCCTTGCGCGAATTGTTCAAGGACGAGGTGCGCGATCTGGGCCGCGAGCTGGGCCTGCCCGACGCCTTCGTCGGCCGCCACCCCTTCCCCGGCCCCGGCCTTGCGATCCGCATTCCCGGCGAAGTCACCAAGGAACGCTGCGACATTCTGAGGAAGGCCGATGCGATCTACCTCGAAGAAATCCGCAACGCGGGCCTCTATGACGCGATCTGGCAGGCCTTTGCGGTGCTGCTACCGGTCAAGACCGTGGGCGTGATGGGCGACGGGCGCACTTACGATTCGGTCTGCGCCCTGCGCGCCGTGACTTCGACCGATGGGATGACGGCGGACGTCTTCCCCTATGATGCCGGGTTCCTGACCCGCGTGGCGACCCGCATCGTCAACGAGGTCAAGGGCATCAACCGGGTGGTCTATGATTACACCAGCAAGCCGCCGGGGACGATCGAGTGGGAGTGA
- a CDS encoding metal-dependent hydrolase — MPTIMTHAIVPLAIAAAAGRQRISPRLAFAGVVLAMFPDADVIGFRFGIEYADTWGHRGATHALAFAVIVSAAVALVWREARSWAAFAFLALAMASHGLLDALTSGGLGPALLWPASDARIFAPVTPILVSPIGAGFFSARGAATMLSELQLVWLPCCLMAAAGWLIRRRDKAALGG; from the coding sequence ATGCCGACGATTATGACGCACGCCATCGTGCCGCTCGCGATTGCAGCGGCGGCAGGGCGGCAGCGGATCAGTCCGCGTCTCGCCTTCGCGGGGGTCGTGCTGGCGATGTTCCCCGACGCCGATGTGATAGGTTTCCGGTTCGGGATCGAATATGCCGATACATGGGGCCATCGCGGCGCAACCCATGCGCTGGCCTTTGCTGTCATCGTTTCCGCGGCTGTTGCCTTGGTTTGGCGTGAGGCACGCTCGTGGGCCGCGTTCGCCTTTCTGGCCCTAGCCATGGCGAGCCATGGGTTGCTCGACGCGCTGACCAGCGGCGGTCTTGGCCCGGCGCTGCTGTGGCCTGCCAGCGATGCCCGGATCTTCGCGCCGGTGACCCCGATCCTGGTGTCGCCGATCGGCGCTGGTTTCTTTTCGGCCCGCGGTGCTGCGACGATGCTGTCCGAATTGCAGCTGGTCTGGCTGCCATGCTGTCTTATGGCGGCAGCAGGTTGGCTGATCCGGCGGCGGGACAAGGCTGCGCTGGGCGGGTGA
- a CDS encoding YceI family protein — protein sequence MPSCRPITLAAAVLALALAACAGPEAEAPIADATASPAPVTESAWTLDPAASRLGYVSIKAGEVAENNRFDTLTGSVAADGTASLDIDLASVSTGVEIRNERMRDIFFAVADNPKATVTAKLDPKAFAGLAVGQSLTRPLTANVTIKGASSDVATEVQVTRTAADRVLVVPTAPVIISTDMFGLTDELGELRAAAQLTSITPAVPVTFTLVFRRG from the coding sequence ATGCCCTCGTGTCGTCCGATCACACTCGCTGCCGCTGTCCTCGCTCTCGCTCTCGCCGCCTGTGCCGGGCCTGAGGCTGAAGCGCCCATTGCCGATGCCACCGCTTCGCCTGCGCCGGTGACCGAGAGCGCCTGGACGCTTGATCCGGCAGCCTCGCGCCTCGGCTATGTCAGCATCAAGGCGGGCGAGGTGGCCGAGAACAACCGTTTCGACACGCTCACCGGCAGCGTCGCGGCCGACGGCACGGCCAGCCTCGATATCGACCTTGCCTCGGTGAGCACCGGGGTCGAAATCCGTAACGAGCGGATGCGCGACATCTTTTTCGCCGTAGCCGATAACCCCAAGGCGACTGTCACCGCCAAGCTCGATCCCAAGGCCTTTGCCGGGCTGGCAGTGGGCCAGTCGCTCACCCGCCCGCTTACGGCCAATGTCACGATCAAGGGCGCCAGCAGCGATGTCGCGACCGAGGTGCAAGTCACCCGCACCGCGGCCGACCGGGTGCTGGTGGTGCCGACCGCTCCGGTCATCATCTCGACCGATATGTTCGGCCTGACCGACGAACTGGGCGAATTGCGCGCGGCGGCGCAGCTGACCTCGATCACGCCCGCGGTGCCGGTTACCTTCACCCTCGTCTTCAGGCGCGGCTGA
- a CDS encoding NAD(P)H-dependent flavin oxidoreductase: MKTAITEMFGIEHPIIQGGMHWVGFAEMAAAVSNAGGLGIITGLTQGTPEKLANEIARCKDMTDKPFGVNLTILPTLTPPDYPGLVKAIIDGGVKVVETAGRNPVDLLPPLKDAGIKVIHKCTSVRHSLKAQEIGCDAVSVDGFECGGHPGEDDVPNFILLPRAADELEIPFVSSGGMADGRSLVASLAMGAQGMNMGTRFIATKEAPVHENVKQAILAASELDTRLVMRPLRNTERVLTNAAVERVIAKEKALGDAITFQDIVEEVAGVYPRIMQNGEMDLGAWSCGMVAGLIHDIPTCQELIDRIMLQAEEIIARMQAMARA; the protein is encoded by the coding sequence ATGAAGACCGCGATCACCGAAATGTTCGGCATCGAACATCCCATCATTCAGGGCGGAATGCACTGGGTCGGCTTTGCCGAGATGGCGGCGGCGGTGTCCAACGCGGGCGGGCTCGGGATCATCACCGGGCTGACGCAGGGCACGCCTGAAAAGCTGGCGAACGAGATCGCGCGCTGCAAGGACATGACCGACAAGCCCTTCGGCGTGAACCTCACGATCCTCCCGACCCTGACTCCGCCCGACTATCCGGGGCTGGTCAAGGCGATCATCGACGGCGGGGTGAAGGTGGTCGAGACCGCGGGACGCAACCCGGTCGATCTGCTGCCGCCTCTGAAGGACGCCGGGATCAAGGTGATCCACAAGTGCACCTCGGTGCGCCACAGCCTCAAGGCGCAGGAGATCGGCTGCGATGCGGTGAGCGTTGACGGGTTCGAATGCGGCGGGCACCCGGGCGAGGACGACGTGCCGAACTTCATCCTCCTGCCGCGCGCGGCTGACGAGCTGGAGATCCCCTTTGTCTCCAGCGGCGGGATGGCCGACGGGCGCAGCCTTGTCGCCAGCCTCGCGATGGGCGCGCAGGGGATGAACATGGGCACCCGCTTCATCGCCACCAAGGAAGCCCCGGTGCACGAGAACGTGAAGCAGGCGATCCTCGCCGCGAGCGAACTCGACACCCGCCTCGTCATGCGCCCGCTGCGCAACACCGAACGCGTGCTGACCAATGCAGCGGTCGAGCGGGTCATCGCCAAGGAGAAGGCGCTGGGTGATGCCATTACCTTCCAGGACATCGTCGAGGAGGTCGCGGGGGTCTATCCGCGCATCATGCAGAACGGCGAAATGGATCTGGGCGCGTGGAGCTGCGGGATGGTGGCCGGGCTGATCCACGATATCCCGACCTGCCAGGAACTGATCGACCGCATCATGCTCCAGGCCGAGGAAATCATCGCCCGGATGCAGGCGATGGCCCGCGCCTGA
- a CDS encoding zinc-finger domain-containing protein, with product MSIPPPEVLLVDTRRVSCDGASGIRGGKGYRPAALGHPRVFLEIDEHGYVDCGYCDRRFVLRGGPADGAVQAGLPDIAAGADAGAH from the coding sequence ATGAGCATTCCTCCTCCTGAAGTCCTGCTGGTCGATACCCGCCGCGTCTCTTGCGACGGGGCCAGCGGCATCCGCGGCGGCAAGGGCTATCGCCCCGCCGCACTTGGCCATCCGCGCGTGTTCCTCGAGATCGACGAGCACGGCTATGTCGATTGCGGCTATTGCGACCGGCGCTTCGTGCTGCGCGGCGGGCCGGCGGACGGCGCGGTGCAGGCGGGCCTGCCCGATATCGCCGCCGGGGCCGATGCGGGCGCGCATTAA